From a single Adhaeribacter swui genomic region:
- a CDS encoding ABC transporter ATP-binding protein, with translation MISLRNIEKYYSSGFSRAYVLRHINLEVQEGEFISIMGPSGSGKSTLLNIIGLLEQPSDGEYYFLDKPVHKIKDSEKSELHKNFIGFVFQSYHLIDELTVYENIETPLLYKNMKSSERKSLVADILDRFQIVGKKDLFPHQLSGGQQQLVGIARAVVASPKLILADEPTGNLNSRQGEEIMELFKRLNQEGTTIIQVTHSEKNATYGTRILNLLDGRIEQNG, from the coding sequence ATGATATCCTTACGTAACATTGAAAAGTATTACTCTTCCGGTTTTTCCCGCGCGTACGTGCTGCGGCACATTAATTTAGAAGTGCAGGAAGGCGAATTTATTTCTATTATGGGCCCATCGGGCTCGGGTAAATCTACCTTGCTTAATATTATCGGCTTGCTGGAACAACCCTCTGATGGCGAATATTACTTTCTGGATAAACCGGTTCATAAAATTAAAGATTCGGAAAAGAGCGAGCTACACAAAAACTTTATCGGTTTTGTTTTCCAGAGCTACCACTTGATTGATGAATTAACGGTGTACGAAAACATTGAAACGCCGCTTTTGTACAAAAACATGAAATCATCGGAGCGCAAATCGTTGGTGGCCGATATCCTGGACCGTTTTCAGATTGTAGGGAAAAAAGATTTGTTTCCGCACCAATTATCCGGTGGGCAGCAACAATTGGTGGGTATTGCCCGGGCAGTAGTAGCTTCGCCTAAACTGATTCTGGCCGATGAACCTACCGGTAATTTAAATTCGCGGCAAGGTGAAGAAATTATGGAGCTTTTTAAACGGTTAAACCAAGAAGGTACCACCATTATACAAGTAACCCACTCCGAAAAAAATGCGACTTACGGCACCCGCATCTTAAATTTATTAGATGGCCGCATCGAACAAAATGGTTAA
- the pnuC gene encoding nicotinamide riboside transporter PnuC — MTIYEIIGTVTGVAGVWLAARENIWTWPMGMLSTIMLIYVCYDARLYADVGLNIFYFVTSGYGWYAWLHANPDNTREELPVTRTLPQQWLGLLAFSLIFTGALGYFLTHFTNADLSYTDSATTGVSLAGYWMMARKKLENWLVWLLVDSVYVGIYLYKELYLLAGLYFVFLILATDGYIKWRRAFQVAQLA; from the coding sequence ATGACGATTTACGAAATAATAGGTACCGTTACCGGAGTGGCGGGCGTGTGGTTGGCTGCGCGGGAGAATATCTGGACTTGGCCCATGGGCATGCTGAGTACCATTATGTTGATTTACGTGTGTTACGATGCTCGTTTGTACGCCGATGTTGGCTTGAACATTTTTTACTTTGTTACGAGTGGCTATGGTTGGTACGCCTGGCTGCACGCTAATCCGGATAATACCCGCGAAGAATTGCCCGTGACCCGTACGCTACCCCAGCAATGGTTAGGCCTGTTAGCTTTTTCCTTGATTTTTACTGGAGCTTTAGGTTACTTTTTAACGCATTTTACCAATGCCGATTTGTCGTACACCGATTCAGCAACTACGGGCGTGAGTTTAGCGGGTTATTGGATGATGGCCCGTAAAAAACTGGAGAACTGGCTGGTGTGGCTTTTGGTAGATTCGGTTTACGTGGGCATTTATTTGTACAAAGAACTCTACCTACTGGCGGGTTTATACTTCGTATTTTTAATTTTAGCTACCGATGGTTATATAAAATGGCGCCGGGCCTTTCAGGTGGCCCAGCTTGCCTAA
- a CDS encoding SRPBCC family protein, with product MPTIQLQTFIQAPKAVCFDLSRSIDLHVKSTAHTGERAIAGRTSGFIELGETVTWRAKHLGIWQNLTTQITEFKYPDYFVDEMVSGAFQSFRHEHYFKNTATGTTMTDVFTFISPLGWLGELTNALFLTSYMRRLLEKRNQVIKGTAESIADKTGKKF from the coding sequence ATGCCGACCATCCAGTTGCAAACTTTTATTCAAGCGCCCAAAGCAGTTTGTTTTGATTTATCGCGCAGCATTGACTTACACGTAAAATCCACGGCACATACCGGAGAAAGAGCCATTGCTGGCAGAACCAGTGGTTTCATAGAACTAGGTGAAACTGTAACTTGGCGGGCCAAACACTTGGGAATTTGGCAAAACTTAACCACCCAAATTACCGAATTTAAATACCCCGATTACTTTGTAGATGAAATGGTTTCCGGTGCCTTTCAATCGTTCCGGCACGAGCATTATTTTAAAAATACCGCAACCGGAACTACCATGACGGATGTTTTTACTTTTATTTCGCCTTTAGGTTGGCTAGGCGAACTAACAAATGCCTTATTTTTAACCAGCTACATGCGGCGTTTATTAGAAAAGCGCAACCAGGTAATTAAAGGCACCGCAGAGAGTATAGCTGATAAAACCGGAAAGAAATTTTAA
- a CDS encoding nucleoside recognition domain-containing protein: protein MVLNYLWIAFFLIAFAIALFKLIFFQDTEIFAALVTSMFDMAKTGFEISLGLTGVMTLFLGLMKIGENAGIIAVFARLVGPFFNRLFPDLPKNHPVFGSILMNFSANMLGLDNAATPLGLKAMKEMQELNLVKDTASNPQIMFLVLNTAGLTIIPISVMVFRAQMGAKDPSDIFLPVLITTFLGALIGLITVAIYQRINLFDKVIFAYIGTISLFLGALIYYFSTIPQEQIAVISRVVSNFILFGLFVAFITLALIKKINVYDAFIEGAKEGFQVAINIIPYLVAILVAIGVFRASGALDMLVNGIAWIFAQLGFNTEFVPALPVAFMKPLSGSGARGLMLDVMKTYGADSFVGRVACIIQGGTETTFYILAVYFGSVGIRKTRYAAACGLLADLAGVIIAILMSYLFFH from the coding sequence ATGGTTTTAAATTACCTCTGGATTGCCTTTTTCCTGATTGCGTTTGCGATTGCCTTATTTAAACTCATCTTTTTCCAGGACACGGAGATTTTTGCCGCTTTAGTAACCAGCATGTTTGATATGGCAAAAACTGGTTTCGAGATATCGTTGGGTTTAACTGGTGTCATGACTTTGTTTCTGGGCTTGATGAAAATAGGCGAAAACGCCGGAATTATTGCGGTTTTCGCCCGGTTGGTGGGACCATTTTTTAATCGCCTGTTTCCGGATTTACCCAAAAACCACCCGGTATTTGGTTCTATCCTCATGAATTTTTCAGCGAATATGCTGGGGCTGGATAACGCTGCTACGCCTCTAGGCCTAAAAGCCATGAAAGAAATGCAGGAACTAAACCTGGTAAAAGATACGGCCAGCAATCCGCAAATTATGTTTCTGGTGCTCAACACCGCCGGCTTAACCATTATACCAATTAGCGTAATGGTATTCCGGGCGCAAATGGGCGCCAAAGATCCTTCAGATATTTTCTTGCCGGTACTCATTACTACTTTTCTGGGCGCTTTAATTGGGTTAATTACGGTGGCTATTTACCAGCGCATCAACTTATTCGATAAAGTTATTTTTGCGTATATCGGCACCATTAGCCTTTTTCTGGGGGCACTTATTTATTATTTTTCTACCATTCCGCAGGAGCAAATTGCGGTAATTTCCCGGGTGGTCAGTAATTTTATTTTGTTCGGGTTGTTTGTAGCGTTTATTACCCTGGCTTTAATTAAAAAAATAAACGTGTACGATGCATTTATCGAAGGCGCTAAAGAAGGTTTTCAGGTAGCCATTAATATTATACCGTATTTAGTGGCTATTCTGGTGGCCATTGGCGTTTTCCGAGCTTCGGGAGCACTAGATATGCTGGTAAATGGCATTGCCTGGATTTTCGCGCAGCTCGGGTTTAATACCGAATTTGTACCTGCTTTGCCCGTTGCTTTTATGAAACCACTCAGCGGCAGCGGCGCTCGTGGCCTGATGCTCGACGTTATGAAAACCTACGGTGCCGATTCGTTTGTGGGCCGGGTGGCTTGTATCATCCAAGGCGGAACCGAAACTACTTTTTATATTCTGGCGGTTTATTTTGGCTCGGTAGGCATCCGGAAAACCCGATACGCCGCAGCTTGCGGGCTATTAGCCGATTTAGCCGGGGTAATTATTGCCATTTTAATGAGTTACCTGTTTTTTCATTAG
- a CDS encoding D-alanyl-D-alanine carboxypeptidase/D-alanyl-D-alanine-endopeptidase translates to MLHRIFDLHQPQIFFLRLVFKNLFFFLLLASACQTAKPVATSAPAPTPTTPAISPKPSWNQVKEQLEQSPVFAQHFTGFALYDLDSSKMVVEHNAHKYFTPASNTKILTLYAGLKILKDSIPALRYQVRRDSLIFWGTGDPTLLHPDLKNNRVFNFLKNRREKLFFSAANFAVDALGPGWSWQDYNDYYSAERSSLPVYGNVVRFTGKFGSSQVQVQPRYFRNVLKTSILTTSKNYIVLREPDKNQFTFYPRRVTKDFAVDVPLKLSTELTRQLLGDTLRKPVKILNRRLPMNAHTLYATPADTLYKRMMQDSDNMFAEHLLLLCSATVFDSLNTSLIINHVKKTFLLDLPDQPNWVDGSGLSRFNLITPRSIVALWLKIYQEVPRDRLFSLLTIGGKTGTLKRFYQSEAPFVFGKTGSLSNNYSQSGFITGKSGRTYIFAFMNNNYTRSSAEIQLEMERIVTQIHQNF, encoded by the coding sequence ATGCTTCACCGGATTTTTGATTTGCATCAACCCCAAATTTTCTTCCTGCGCCTGGTTTTTAAGAATTTGTTTTTCTTTTTGCTGCTGGCGAGCGCCTGCCAAACAGCTAAACCCGTTGCCACTTCTGCGCCGGCACCTACCCCAACTACTCCGGCAATATCACCAAAACCTAGCTGGAACCAGGTAAAAGAGCAACTAGAGCAGTCGCCGGTATTTGCCCAACATTTTACCGGTTTTGCTTTGTACGATCTGGATTCGAGCAAAATGGTGGTGGAGCATAATGCGCATAAGTATTTTACACCCGCTTCTAATACCAAAATCCTGACGCTTTATGCCGGGCTCAAAATTTTAAAAGATTCTATTCCGGCCTTGCGCTACCAGGTGCGCCGAGATTCGCTGATTTTTTGGGGTACCGGCGACCCTACCCTGCTGCATCCGGATTTAAAGAACAACCGCGTTTTTAATTTTTTAAAAAATCGGCGGGAGAAGCTGTTTTTCTCGGCAGCTAATTTTGCCGTAGATGCTTTGGGACCGGGTTGGTCGTGGCAGGATTACAACGATTATTATTCCGCCGAAAGATCGTCGCTGCCGGTCTATGGCAATGTGGTGCGGTTCACCGGTAAATTTGGTTCTTCGCAGGTGCAAGTACAACCCCGTTATTTTCGTAATGTGCTAAAAACCAGCATTTTAACCACATCAAAAAATTATATCGTTCTGCGCGAACCAGATAAGAATCAGTTTACTTTTTACCCCAGGCGGGTTACGAAAGATTTTGCTGTAGATGTTCCTCTTAAATTATCAACGGAGCTAACCCGACAATTATTAGGCGATACCTTGCGAAAACCCGTTAAAATACTAAACCGGCGCCTACCCATGAATGCCCACACCTTGTACGCTACCCCCGCGGATACGCTGTATAAACGCATGATGCAGGACAGTGATAATATGTTTGCGGAACATCTCCTGCTCCTTTGCTCAGCCACCGTTTTTGATTCGCTGAATACTTCTTTGATCATAAACCACGTAAAGAAAACCTTTCTTCTGGATTTACCTGATCAGCCCAACTGGGTAGATGGCTCAGGATTGTCGCGGTTTAATTTAATTACGCCGCGTAGCATTGTAGCCCTATGGCTGAAAATTTACCAGGAAGTACCCCGCGACCGGCTTTTTTCCTTGCTCACCATAGGCGGTAAAACCGGCACTCTAAAAAGATTTTACCAATCGGAAGCACCGTTTGTATTTGGTAAAACTGGTTCGTTAAGCAACAATTACAGCCAGAGCGGTTTTATTACGGGTAAAAGCGGCCGAACCTACATTTTCGCTTTTATGAATAACAATTACACCCGATCGTCCGCGGAGATACAACTCGAGATGGAACGCATTGTGACCCAAATTCACCAGAATTTTTAA
- a CDS encoding aminotransferase class I/II-fold pyridoxal phosphate-dependent enzyme, protein METTFVTTELPGRTLVTANGTYLYGSGTSYLGMARNEAFEKLIQASFAAYGTNYSSSRLSNVQLEIYAETENYIAAWVGAEAALTVSSGLIAGQMVVKALEGSGTFFYSPRVHPALWRTPADCYQGNYADWAQEIAFQVGQTRSKNVVILTNSLDALYAQAYDFTWLNQLPANKTYTIVIDDSHGFGITGVNGAGIITQLPALPDYVQVVVVSSLGKALGIPGGVILSNARLMAEIKNIAFFGSGSPIIPAYLAAFLQAETLYQQARQRLQANIRYFTGLLHQPTIFSSFPGYPVFYTPQHDLYLFLLNRYILISHFPYPRPTDPPITRVILNSLHTPSDIEQLAAAINAFSASVVA, encoded by the coding sequence TTGGAAACCACCTTTGTTACTACGGAGTTGCCCGGTCGTACTTTAGTTACGGCCAATGGTACGTACCTGTATGGTAGTGGTACTTCTTACCTGGGAATGGCCCGAAACGAAGCTTTTGAAAAGTTAATCCAAGCCAGCTTTGCAGCGTATGGTACCAACTACTCCAGTTCGCGCCTTTCTAATGTACAGCTAGAAATATACGCCGAAACCGAAAACTATATCGCTGCCTGGGTCGGTGCGGAAGCTGCTCTAACGGTTTCGTCGGGCTTAATAGCCGGACAAATGGTTGTAAAAGCCTTAGAAGGTTCCGGTACTTTTTTTTACAGCCCGCGGGTACATCCGGCTTTGTGGCGCACCCCCGCCGATTGTTACCAAGGCAACTACGCCGATTGGGCGCAGGAAATTGCTTTTCAGGTTGGCCAAACACGTAGCAAGAATGTAGTTATTCTAACTAATTCTTTAGATGCTTTATACGCGCAAGCTTACGACTTTACCTGGCTAAACCAATTACCCGCAAATAAAACATACACCATTGTAATAGATGATTCGCATGGGTTTGGAATAACGGGGGTTAACGGAGCGGGAATAATTACGCAATTGCCGGCTTTGCCCGACTACGTACAGGTGGTAGTGGTGAGTTCTTTGGGCAAAGCTTTGGGTATTCCGGGCGGGGTAATTCTGAGTAATGCCCGCTTAATGGCCGAAATAAAAAATATCGCCTTTTTTGGGAGTGGTTCCCCGATTATTCCGGCTTACCTGGCGGCCTTTTTACAAGCAGAAACTTTGTATCAGCAAGCCCGGCAGCGTTTGCAAGCAAATATCCGGTACTTTACTGGTTTGCTGCATCAGCCAACTATATTTTCTTCTTTTCCCGGATATCCGGTTTTTTACACGCCGCAACATGATTTGTACTTATTTCTGCTGAACCGCTACATTTTAATTTCCCACTTCCCTTACCCAAGGCCCACCGATCCGCCCATTACCAGGGTTATCCTGAATAGTTTGCATACTCCTTCAGACATTGAACAACTGGCCGCTGCTATCAATGCTTTTAGTGCTTCGGTAGTAGCATAA
- a CDS encoding RluA family pseudouridine synthase — protein sequence MKYPVFKDLIIFENDDYILINKPPFLATLEDRALHTTNVLKLARQYHPDVQACHRLDKETSGALALAKNNEAYRHLSMQFEHREVAKLYHAVVWGVHQFEDQLVDRSIQPGLKGSAKLAYKGKPAETYFTTLEKYAKHTLVACKPITGRMHQIRLHLAYLNAPIVSDLLYGGEHVYLSDLKRKFNLKKDAEEQPFIKRFALHSTKLGFTLLNGEPIEVQAPYPKDFQVLVKTLQQYA from the coding sequence ATGAAATACCCCGTATTTAAAGACTTAATCATATTTGAGAACGACGATTATATTCTGATAAATAAACCCCCTTTTCTGGCAACGCTCGAAGACCGGGCTTTGCACACCACCAACGTTTTAAAGCTGGCCCGTCAGTACCACCCCGATGTGCAAGCCTGTCACCGCTTAGATAAAGAAACTTCCGGCGCTTTGGCTTTAGCTAAAAACAACGAGGCTTACCGGCATTTGTCCATGCAGTTTGAGCACCGCGAGGTCGCAAAATTGTACCACGCTGTAGTTTGGGGCGTGCACCAGTTCGAAGATCAGTTAGTAGATCGCTCCATTCAGCCGGGCTTAAAAGGCTCCGCTAAACTGGCGTACAAAGGCAAACCCGCCGAAACTTACTTTACTACGCTCGAAAAATACGCGAAACATACCTTAGTAGCTTGTAAACCCATTACGGGCCGCATGCACCAAATTCGCTTGCACTTAGCTTACCTAAATGCGCCCATTGTGAGCGATTTGTTATACGGCGGCGAGCACGTGTATTTATCGGATTTAAAAAGAAAGTTTAATTTGAAAAAGGACGCCGAAGAACAGCCTTTTATCAAACGTTTTGCCCTACACTCTACTAAACTGGGTTTTACCTTACTTAACGGAGAACCTATCGAAGTGCAAGCTCCGTACCCGAAAGATTTTCAGGTGCTCGTTAAAACGTTGCAACAATACGCCTGA
- a CDS encoding sensor histidine kinase, giving the protein MGFSSRTIAILISLAVAAVILAGLFIGPYLPFRTRVLTLAIAFSACFLLIYFSFEILIFKEINNIYAGLEHIKRKEFRKMSNKFLFRPDPLQRIKDEILFMAEQKQKEIDELKRLQVLRREFLADVSHELKTPIFAAQGFIHTLLDGAMDDERVRDKFLKKAAKSLDGLDALVQDLISISQLEKGVVKMNKRPMDMLPLCREVFEELEMKAQTRQIKLHLQQNGHQQIMVHADHNRIKQVLINLVDNAIKYGSENGNIWVALIDGKRKVLISVTDDGPGIAKEHQNRIFERFYRIDKSRSRDSGGSGLGLAISKHIIEAHRSTILVNSELGKGTSLQFKLSKPKVL; this is encoded by the coding sequence ATGGGCTTTTCTTCCCGCACCATTGCTATCCTTATTTCGTTGGCAGTGGCAGCCGTTATTTTGGCGGGCTTATTTATTGGCCCTTACCTGCCTTTCCGCACGCGGGTTCTTACTTTGGCCATTGCTTTTTCGGCTTGCTTCTTATTAATCTATTTTTCTTTTGAGATTTTAATTTTTAAAGAAATTAACAACATTTACGCGGGGCTCGAGCATATTAAGCGCAAAGAGTTCCGGAAAATGAGCAATAAATTTTTGTTCCGGCCCGATCCCTTACAGCGGATTAAAGACGAAATTTTGTTTATGGCCGAACAAAAGCAAAAAGAAATAGATGAGCTTAAACGCTTACAAGTACTCCGGCGCGAGTTCCTGGCCGACGTATCGCATGAGCTGAAAACCCCCATTTTTGCCGCGCAAGGCTTTATTCATACCTTGCTGGATGGGGCCATGGACGACGAACGGGTGCGCGATAAATTTTTAAAAAAAGCGGCCAAAAGTCTGGATGGCTTAGATGCCCTGGTGCAGGATTTAATCAGTATTTCGCAACTCGAAAAGGGCGTAGTAAAAATGAACAAGCGCCCTATGGATATGCTGCCACTTTGCCGCGAAGTGTTTGAGGAGCTCGAAATGAAAGCCCAAACCAGGCAAATAAAGTTGCACCTGCAGCAAAACGGCCACCAGCAAATAATGGTACACGCCGACCATAACCGGATAAAGCAGGTATTAATTAACTTAGTGGACAACGCCATTAAATATGGCAGCGAAAACGGTAATATCTGGGTGGCCTTAATCGATGGCAAACGCAAAGTATTAATCTCGGTAACCGACGATGGACCCGGTATAGCTAAAGAACACCAAAACCGTATTTTCGAACGTTTTTACCGCATTGATAAAAGCCGCTCGCGCGATAGCGGCGGCTCCGGTCTAGGTTTAGCTATCTCCAAACACATCATCGAAGCGCACCGGTCTACAATACTCGTAAATAGCGAATTAGGCAAAGGTACTTCTTTGCAGTTTAAACTATCTAAGCCAAAGGTTTTGTAA
- a CDS encoding response regulator transcription factor encodes MQNTNQYKVLVVDDDPDITELLQYNLEKEGYEVTSAENGKEALEKAAKFNPDIILMDVMMPVMDGITACRQLREKPEFRETYILFLTARSEEFSEIAAFDAGADDFITKPIKPRALISRLAAYVRRGNQQTGEENKVIQIGNIRIDRTSFSVFKDNEKITLPKKEFELLSFLAATPNKVFNREELLNNVWGTDVYVIARTVDVHIRKVREKIGEDHIKTIKGVGYKFNTD; translated from the coding sequence GTGCAGAATACAAATCAGTACAAAGTTTTGGTAGTGGACGATGATCCGGATATTACCGAGTTGTTGCAGTACAATTTAGAAAAAGAAGGTTACGAAGTAACCAGCGCCGAAAACGGGAAAGAAGCCCTGGAGAAGGCCGCCAAATTTAATCCGGATATTATTTTGATGGATGTAATGATGCCCGTAATGGATGGCATTACCGCTTGCCGGCAACTGCGCGAAAAGCCGGAATTCCGGGAAACCTACATCTTGTTCTTAACGGCCCGCTCCGAAGAATTTTCGGAAATTGCTGCTTTTGATGCCGGCGCCGATGATTTTATTACCAAACCCATAAAACCGCGGGCTTTAATAAGCCGCTTAGCGGCATACGTTCGGCGGGGCAACCAACAAACCGGCGAAGAAAATAAGGTTATTCAAATTGGCAATATCCGCATCGATCGCACCAGTTTTTCGGTTTTTAAAGACAACGAGAAAATTACCTTGCCCAAAAAAGAATTTGAATTACTTTCCTTCCTGGCTGCTACTCCCAACAAAGTTTTTAACCGCGAAGAGTTATTAAACAACGTTTGGGGAACCGATGTGTACGTGATTGCCCGCACCGTAGATGTACACATCCGGAAAGTGCGCGAGAAAATTGGCGAAGATCACATTAAAACCATTAAAGGCGTGGGGTATAAGTTTAATACCGATTAA
- a CDS encoding DUF3108 domain-containing protein has translation MNKFYLAIATMFLIVSGFVVQQPLDIPTEERPHFGTGEVLKYKVHYGLINAAEAEIEIAPEIHHVNNRPCYRANVFGKTVGSFDFFLRIRDTWRSFIDTSLIVPQKYYRNVEEGKYRKKENVTFNHNSKTALVETKQTLTLKIPDRVQDVVSGFYYLRTLDFDRYRPGDVIRMKGYFYKKIYDMQVVYKGRETIDTKAGTFKAFKLVPKMPSTDLFAGESSVSVYLSDDKNKVPVLIKANLLVGAVKVDLYEYSGLKYRLNFATSD, from the coding sequence ATGAACAAATTTTATCTGGCTATCGCCACGATGTTCTTGATTGTTTCGGGCTTTGTGGTGCAGCAACCTCTAGATATTCCAACAGAAGAACGCCCGCACTTTGGTACCGGCGAAGTTTTAAAATACAAAGTACATTATGGATTAATTAACGCCGCCGAAGCCGAAATTGAAATTGCCCCTGAAATCCACCACGTAAATAACCGGCCTTGCTACCGCGCTAATGTGTTTGGCAAAACCGTGGGCTCCTTTGATTTTTTTCTGCGCATCCGCGATACCTGGCGCTCGTTTATTGATACCAGCTTAATTGTGCCCCAAAAATACTACCGCAACGTAGAAGAAGGAAAGTACCGCAAAAAAGAAAACGTAACCTTTAATCATAACAGCAAAACTGCTCTCGTAGAAACCAAGCAAACCTTAACTTTAAAAATTCCGGACCGGGTGCAAGATGTGGTAAGCGGTTTTTATTACCTGCGTACTTTAGATTTCGACCGTTACCGCCCCGGCGATGTAATCCGGATGAAAGGTTATTTTTATAAAAAAATATACGATATGCAGGTGGTTTATAAAGGCCGCGAAACCATAGATACCAAAGCCGGAACATTTAAAGCTTTTAAGCTGGTACCCAAAATGCCCAGCACCGATTTGTTTGCCGGCGAAAGTTCGGTAAGCGTTTATTTATCCGATGATAAAAATAAAGTTCCGGTACTTATTAAAGCCAATTTACTGGTAGGAGCCGTTAAGGTAGACCTCTACGAATACAGCGGTTTAAAATACCGATTAAATTTTGCCACCAGCGATTAA
- the recA gene encoding recombinase RecA, which yields MSANNDKLKALQLTMDKLDKTFGKGTVMRLSDNKVEDIPAISTGSLGLDIALGIGGLPRGRVVEIYGPESSGKTTLTLHCIAEAQKRGGLAAFIDAEHAFDRAYAEKLGIDTTNLLISQPDNGEQALEIADHLISSGAIDIIVIDSVAALVPKGELEGDMGDSKMGLQARLMSQALRKLTGTINKTGCCCIFINQLREKIGVMFGNPETTTGGNALKFYASVRLDIRRIGQIKEGADNVTGNRTKVKVVKNKVAPPFKVVEFDIMYGEGISKVGEILDLGVELNIIQKSGSWFSYNGEKLGQGRDAVKNLLLDNEGLMEEIETKIRNMIKGEPEKVAAAMMDNE from the coding sequence ATGAGTGCAAACAACGATAAACTGAAAGCTCTCCAGTTAACCATGGACAAGCTCGACAAAACCTTTGGTAAAGGTACTGTTATGAGATTGAGCGATAATAAAGTAGAAGATATTCCGGCTATCTCCACAGGCTCGCTTGGACTGGACATCGCTTTGGGTATCGGGGGCTTGCCCCGGGGCCGCGTTGTAGAGATTTACGGCCCGGAATCATCTGGTAAAACAACTTTAACTTTACACTGTATTGCCGAAGCGCAAAAAAGAGGTGGTTTAGCCGCTTTTATTGATGCCGAACACGCCTTTGACCGGGCTTATGCCGAGAAGTTAGGTATCGACACTACTAACTTATTAATTTCGCAGCCCGATAATGGCGAGCAGGCTTTAGAAATTGCTGACCATTTAATTTCGTCTGGCGCTATCGATATTATTGTTATTGACTCCGTAGCGGCCTTAGTACCAAAAGGGGAATTAGAAGGCGATATGGGCGATAGCAAAATGGGTTTACAAGCCCGTTTAATGAGCCAGGCTTTGCGTAAATTAACCGGTACCATTAACAAAACCGGCTGCTGCTGTATTTTTATTAACCAGCTGCGCGAGAAAATTGGTGTTATGTTCGGTAACCCCGAAACAACCACCGGTGGTAACGCCCTTAAGTTCTACGCTTCGGTCCGTTTAGATATCCGCCGGATTGGCCAGATTAAAGAAGGTGCCGATAATGTAACCGGTAACCGTACTAAAGTAAAAGTAGTTAAAAATAAAGTGGCGCCGCCGTTTAAAGTAGTAGAGTTTGATATTATGTACGGCGAAGGTATTTCGAAAGTAGGCGAAATCCTGGACTTAGGCGTAGAGCTAAACATTATTCAGAAATCTGGTTCCTGGTTCTCGTATAACGGCGAGAAATTAGGCCAGGGCCGTGATGCGGTGAAGAATTTACTGCTGGATAACGAAGGTTTAATGGAAGAAATTGAAACCAAAATCCGGAACATGATTAAAGGCGAACCCGAGAAAGTGGCCGCTGCCATGATGGATAATGAGTAA